One Paenibacillus sp. FSL H7-0737 DNA segment encodes these proteins:
- a CDS encoding ABC transporter ATP-binding protein has product MSNSRNKGLVIKDLKVEYKTGQLALGKMDLSLPEHGIYTIIGPSGSGKSTLLRAIAGLLPSYMGQILFNEKSVHDKETLIGLVPQNYGLLPWKTVHDNIQIAMKISHTASTSKQERENQINQWLSSMGISDLADRYPLSLSGGQQQRVAIARAFAILPTILLLDEPFSALDAITRETLQILFLDNWLAHPATTLFVTHDVEEAILLGQKIIVMPSNKKEAPEMIDNQLVFQMKHEDKRDSVDFFEQTKRIRKVMQEIW; this is encoded by the coding sequence ATGTCCAATTCAAGAAATAAAGGACTCGTCATTAAGGACCTTAAAGTAGAGTATAAGACAGGTCAACTGGCCTTAGGAAAGATGGATCTATCTTTACCGGAACATGGGATTTACACGATCATCGGACCCTCTGGCAGCGGAAAATCAACTTTATTACGGGCGATTGCGGGCTTGCTGCCAAGCTATATGGGGCAAATTCTTTTTAATGAAAAATCCGTGCATGATAAAGAAACTCTGATCGGCCTGGTACCGCAAAACTACGGGCTTCTTCCATGGAAGACTGTACATGATAATATTCAAATCGCGATGAAAATCTCGCATACTGCGAGCACTTCCAAGCAAGAACGGGAGAATCAGATTAATCAGTGGCTGTCATCGATGGGAATCTCTGATTTAGCTGATCGTTATCCTCTTTCTCTTAGTGGAGGACAGCAGCAAAGAGTGGCAATCGCCAGAGCGTTCGCCATTTTGCCCACTATTTTACTGCTGGACGAGCCATTCTCCGCACTGGATGCGATTACTAGGGAAACGCTACAGATTCTCTTTTTGGATAACTGGTTAGCGCATCCGGCGACTACCTTATTTGTTACCCATGATGTGGAAGAAGCTATTCTGCTGGGGCAGAAAATTATTGTTATGCCGTCTAATAAAAAAGAAGCTCCGGAAATGATCGATAATCAATTAGTGTTTCAGATGAAGCATGAAGATAAGCGGGACAGTGTAGATTTCTTTGAGCAGACTAAGCGAATCAGAAAGGTAATGCAGGAGATATGGTGA